One region of Oryzias latipes chromosome 6, ASM223467v1 genomic DNA includes:
- the LOC101162120 gene encoding protein phosphatase 1 regulatory subunit 15A-like produces MATEVSENGSQPTAMEKFGIGGGMALLPWTKQMLTVLWEQLRLLVQVIYYTFMSVFQMFRFEVHVRITDETGEHIQHMSSAANPSESFLFSSVVGGSNPLSNFCADVGDPFPGKSTAEALLSSLRADDLCCGLMDDLVSRTAGNEDGIFVGKQSTWKVGFPGDWNIFVSSSDSSCSNDASHRNSEKFFKADLCKERVFKRDTSEDDRSSHWSSEEEPHVVEFESEDTKALWESLSKSNDPYNPFFFSACISTKTDMGKSKSAAGGSCDADLKLASKSKEEVQGPPRLNMWLCRSDSESSWSSWAGSDCSSPDFDQEESDKLWELFSSPGDPYNPLSFSACKVTSQTRANSAAGQASSPAPPSRRDPDDEEKESGSPPSEDDEEELLWKSLSPNHDPYHPLNFQASFQTTPTLQLDKASKLPPTESRRLTKASKQSGPAKPALAERPVKQHSHPDRILVPWKRPPGQSPPEERKTKNASSKQVRFSPQVQVHVMRTWPFARQASRKGLWEEMARDRDRFRRRIVETEQAIGYCFSPPHRQKIQAYVEGALRKAERS; encoded by the exons ATGGCTACGGAGGTTTCCGAGAACGGCTCTCAGCCAACGGCCATGGAGAAGTTCGGGATCGGCGGCGGGATGGCGCTTCTGCCGTGGACCAAGCAGATGCTCACCGTGCTGTGGGAACAGCTGCGGTTGCTGGTTCAAGTCATTTACTACACCTTTATGTCCG tTTTCCAGATGTTCAGGTTTGAGGTCCACGTGAGGATCACAGATGAAACTGGAGAACACATCCAGCACATGAGCTCAGCAGCAAACCCATCTGAATCCTTCCTGTTCTCCTCCGTGGTTGGTGGTTCGAACCCTCTTTCCAACTTCTGTGCTGACGTTGGCGATCCTTTCCCCGGGAAATCCACTGCTGAGGCCCTGCTGTCCAGTCTGCGGGCTGATGATCTATGCTGTGGACTGATGGATGACTTGGTGTCCAGAACGGCGGGGAACGAGGACGGCATCTTTGTCGGGAAACAGTCCACCTGGAAAGTGGGATTTCCAGGCGATTGGAACATCTTCGTGTCGAGCAGTGACAGTTCTTGTTCGAATGATGCGTCCCACAGAAACAGCGAGAAGTTCTTCAAAGCAGATCTATGTAAGGAGAGAGTTTTCAAACGGGACACTTCAGAGGACGACAGAAGTTCCCATTGGAGCAGCGAGGAAGAGCCGCATGTCGTAGAGTTCGAGAGTGAAGACACAAAAGCACTTTGGGAATCCTTGTCCAAATCAAACGACCCGTACAACCCCTTCTTTTTCTCTGCCTGCATTTCAACCAAAACAGACATGGGGAAAAGCAAAAGCGCAGCAGGAGGCAGCTGTGACGCTGACCTCAAGTTAGCAAGCAAGTCCAAAGAGGAGGTACAAGGGCCTCCAAGGCTGAACATGTGGCTCTGCCGCTCCGACAGTGAGAGCAGTTGGAGCAGTTGGGCCGGTTCAGATTGCTCGAGTCCAGATTTTGACCAGGAGGAAAGTGATAAACTCTGGGAGCTATTCAGCAGCCCCGGAGACCCCTACAATCCTTTGAGCTTCTCAGCCTGTAAGGTCACCTCCCAAACCCGTGCCAACTCTGCCGCCGGACAGGCCTCCTCTCCTGCACCTCCCTCACGGCGCGACCCAGACGATGAGGAGAAAGAGAGCGGTTCCCCGCCGTCAGAGGATGACGAAGAAGAGCTGCTCTGGAAATCTCTCAGCCCAAACCATGACCCATACCACCCCCTCAACTTCCAGGCCTCCTTTCAGACCACACCAACACTCCAGCTGGACAAGGCCTCAAAGCTTCCTCCCACGGAGAGCAGAAGACTCACAAAAGCATCCAAACAATCCGGACCTGCCAAACCCGCTCTGGCAGAGAGGCCGGTAAAGCAGCACTCCCATCCCGACAGAATTCTGGTACCCTGGAAAAGACCACCAGGACAGTCGCCTCCAGAGGAGAGGAAAACCAAGAACGCCTCATCAAAGCAG GTGCGGTTTTCTCCTCAAGTCCAAGTTCATGTCATGCGTACCTGGCCCTTCGCCCGCCAGGCGTCCCGCAAAGGACTGTGGGAAGAAATGGCGCGGGACAGAGACCGCTTCCGGAGGCGGATTGTGGAGACGGAGCAAGCCATTGGCTACTGTTTCAGTCCGCCTCACAGACAGAAGATCCAGGCATATGTAGAAGGTGCCTTGAGAAAAGCAGAAAGGTCCTGA
- the rps13 gene encoding 40S ribosomal protein S13 encodes MGRMHAPGKGLSQSALPYRRSVPTWLKLTSDDVKEQIFKLAKKGLTPSQIGVILRDSHGVAQVRFVTGNKILRILKSKGLAPDLPEDLYHLIKKAVAVRKHLERNRKDKDAKFRLILIESRIHRLARYYKTKRVLAPNWKYESSTASALVA; translated from the exons ATGGGTCGCATGCACGCTCCCGG AAAGGGCCTGTCCCAGTCAGCTCTTCCATACAGGCGAAGTGTTCCCACT TGGCTCAAGCTTACATCGGATGATGTCAAAGAGCAGATCTTCAAACTTGCTAAAAAGGGTCTCACTCCCTCTCAAATTG GTGTAATTCTGAGGGACTCCCATGGTGTGGCCCAGGTACGCTTCGTTACTGGCAACAAAATCCTGAGGATTCTGAAGTCCAAGGGTCTGGCCCCTGACCTGCCAGAGGATCTTTACCACCTGATCAAGAAGGCTGTGGCAGTCAGGAAGCACCTGGAGAGAAACAGAAAG GACAAAGATGCCAAGTTTCGCCTGATTCTCATTGAGAGCAGGATCCACAGGCTGGCCCGCTACTACAAGACCAAGAGAGTCCTGGCCCCCAACTGGAAGTA TGAATCTTCCACAGCATCTGCTCTGGTGGCATAA